Proteins from a genomic interval of Clostridium scatologenes:
- a CDS encoding TetR/AcrR family transcriptional regulator, with the protein MKKGIKGTETKNKLLHIAIHEFASMGFENTKVDTIVREANLTKPSFYLYFMSKQGIFDEIVNICTIKLETEVKKIGLTKLNNTLNKERIKNVLEDFFNLF; encoded by the coding sequence TTGAAAAAAGGAATAAAGGGCACAGAAACAAAAAATAAATTACTACATATTGCAATTCATGAATTTGCAAGTATGGGATTTGAGAATACCAAAGTAGATACAATTGTAAGGGAAGCTAATCTTACCAAACCATCTTTTTACTTATATTTTATGAGCAAACAAGGTATATTTGATGAAATAGTAAATATTTGCACTATAAAGTTGGAAACTGAAGTTAAAAAGATAGGATTAACAAAACTTAATAATACATTAAACAAAGAAAGAATAAAGAATGTTTTAGAGGACTTTTTCAATTTGTTTTAG
- a CDS encoding CPBP family intramembrane glutamic endopeptidase gives MRVFKGIHNYLQKLSTIKFIITIVLLMYLLIIPFIPLSHLYQKNIGQIGGPFSINTSLAYEIIVGSILSPILETAIFQYAIIEFLSSINILKGKSILIIIISAVLFGIPHSYSYIYIFYGFIMGLLLAYSYLTYKSKNFSAFWVVFWIHCIRNTISTIFIIFYH, from the coding sequence ATGAGAGTTTTTAAGGGTATTCATAATTATTTACAAAAACTATCAACCATAAAGTTTATTATTACTATAGTATTGTTAATGTATTTACTTATTATCCCATTTATTCCATTGTCTCATTTATATCAAAAAAATATAGGACAAATAGGAGGACCTTTTAGCATAAATACATCACTGGCATACGAAATTATAGTTGGTTCAATATTATCACCTATATTAGAAACGGCTATTTTTCAATATGCAATTATTGAATTTTTAAGTTCTATTAACATTTTAAAAGGAAAAAGTATTTTAATTATAATAATTTCAGCAGTATTATTTGGAATTCCACATAGCTATAGTTATATATATATTTTTTATGGATTTATAATGGGTTTATTATTGGCATATTCATATTTAACTTATAAAAGTAAGAATTTCTCTGCCTTCTGGGTGGTTTTTTGGATTCATTGTATAAGAAATACAATCTCTACTATATTTATAATATTTTATCATTGA
- a CDS encoding HXXEE domain-containing protein: MENVEFISLIWLFPIIFMVHDFEEIIFQEWWFNKERLSLLKKYPKIIKKYEQISTAGFALAVSEEFIVLLIIALTAIVFQWYYLWLGTLVTFLIHLIIHIVQWAIYKKYIPAIITVIPAIIYSIYAIHFIYESCNMMLLPGIMWSIVSMIIFLANLFFAHIMARKLTRFLETKLI; this comes from the coding sequence ATGGAAAATGTAGAATTTATAAGCTTAATTTGGTTGTTCCCAATTATATTTATGGTTCATGATTTTGAAGAAATTATATTTCAGGAGTGGTGGTTTAATAAAGAAAGGTTATCATTACTGAAAAAGTATCCTAAAATTATCAAGAAATATGAGCAGATTAGTACTGCAGGTTTTGCACTTGCTGTAAGTGAGGAATTCATTGTATTACTAATAATTGCCTTAACAGCAATTGTATTTCAATGGTATTATTTATGGCTGGGTACTTTAGTAACTTTTCTTATTCATTTGATAATTCATATAGTTCAATGGGCCATATATAAAAAATATATACCAGCTATAATAACTGTAATTCCAGCCATAATATATTCAATCTATGCTATACACTTTATATATGAAAGCTGTAATATGATGCTATTACCTGGAATAATGTGGAGCATAGTAAGTATGATTATATTTTTGGCTAACTTATTTTTTGCACACATAATGGCTAGAAAACTCACTAGATTTTTAGAAACTAAATTGATTTAG
- a CDS encoding flavodoxin family protein, with translation MRKRILIINSSFRKKNTYNVLLQIGQLLKRNNFDFEVINLFNYKIENCLGCRKCVTDGECYLKDDMNYLMKKMIDSSGIILSSPIYVGTISGKLKTMVDRTCMWYHRPELAGKPTLFVATTDATGIKETKKCFENIAIEWGTQRAGFIARSSRNITSPVQERELSQFLKLLNEKKGYYKPSLIEINIFQVQKVLALKSNGRDKLFWHDRGWLDKVYYYDCKMNLMKKIFSKAIFRILYKVIN, from the coding sequence TTGAGAAAGAGAATTTTAATTATTAACAGTAGTTTTAGAAAAAAGAATACATATAATGTTTTATTGCAAATTGGACAACTATTAAAAAGAAATAATTTTGATTTTGAAGTGATTAATCTATTCAATTACAAAATTGAAAATTGTTTAGGTTGTAGAAAATGTGTAACAGATGGAGAATGCTATTTAAAAGATGATATGAATTATTTGATGAAAAAGATGATAGATAGTAGTGGTATAATTTTAAGTTCTCCCATATATGTGGGTACTATAAGTGGTAAATTAAAAACAATGGTTGATAGGACATGTATGTGGTATCATAGGCCTGAACTTGCAGGTAAACCAACTCTCTTTGTAGCAACTACAGATGCAACAGGAATAAAAGAGACAAAAAAATGCTTTGAAAACATTGCAATTGAATGGGGGACTCAAAGGGCTGGATTTATTGCAAGGTCATCTCGAAATATTACATCTCCTGTACAAGAAAGGGAATTAAGTCAATTTCTTAAATTGCTTAATGAGAAAAAAGGTTACTATAAACCATCATTAATAGAAATAAATATATTTCAGGTACAAAAGGTGTTGGCACTTAAAAGCAATGGACGGGACAAATTATTTTGGCATGATAGAGGATGGCTTGACAAAGTCTATTATTATGATTGCAAAATGAACCTTATGAAGAAAATATTTTCAAAAGCAATTTTTAGAATCTTATATAAGGTTATAAATTAG
- a CDS encoding nuclear transport factor 2 family protein, whose protein sequence is MNPEEIVQKQLEFYNKHDLEGFISTYYDDIEIYNLMNNSIMIKGKEQLKSSYQERFEVLNVHADIQNRIIIGNKVIDNEHVTGLEKDTIKKAVAIYETENNLIKRVWFVFE, encoded by the coding sequence ATGAATCCAGAAGAAATAGTACAAAAACAATTAGAGTTTTATAATAAGCATGATTTAGAGGGCTTTATATCTACATATTATGATGATATTGAAATTTATAATTTAATGAATAATTCAATTATGATAAAAGGCAAAGAGCAATTAAAGAGTAGTTATCAAGAAAGATTTGAAGTATTAAACGTACATGCAGATATACAAAATCGAATTATTATAGGAAACAAAGTAATTGACAATGAACATGTTACTGGTTTAGAAAAAGACACAATAAAAAAGGCTGTTGCGATTTATGAAACTGAAAACAATCTAATTAAAAGAGTTTGGTTTGTTTTTGAATAA